The following proteins are encoded in a genomic region of Kosakonia oryzae:
- the brxL gene encoding protease Lon-related BREX system protein BrxL: protein MQNHNDLPIPAVSEGELVSTEGQDLDTLLNQHFRGRVVRKDLTKQLKEGANVPVYVLEYLLGMYCASDDDSIVEQGLQNVKRILSDNYVRPDEAEKVKSLIRERGSYKIIDKVSVRLNQKKDVYEAQLSNLGIKDALVPSQMVKDNEKLLTGGIWCMITVNYFFEEGQKTSPFSLMTLKPIQMPNMDMEEVFTARTHFNRDQWIDVLLRSVGMEPANIEQRTKWHLITRMIPFVENNYNVCELGPRGTGKSHVYKECSPNSLLVSGGQTTVANLFYNMASRQIGLVGMWDVVAFDEVAGITFKDRDGVQIMKDYMASGSFSRGRDSIEGKASMVFVGNINQSVETLVKTSHLLAPFPTAMIDTAFFDRFHAYIPGWEIPKMRPEFFTNRYGLITDYLAEYMREMRKRSFSDAIDKFYKLGNNLNQRDVIAVRRTVSGLLKLLHPNGSYSKEDVRVCLTYAMEARRRVKEQLKKLGGLEFFDVNFSYIDNETLEEYFVSVPEQGGSELIPAGMPKPGVVHLVTQAESGMTGLYRFETQMTAGNGKHSVSGLGSSTSAKEAIRVGFDYFKGNLSRVSATAKFSEHEYHLHVVELHNTGPSTATSLAALIALCSVLLAKPVQEQMVVLGSMTLGGVINPVQDLAASLQLAFDSGAKKVLLPMSSAVDIPTVPAELFTKFQVSFYSEPVDAVYKALGVN from the coding sequence ATGCAAAACCATAATGATTTACCCATTCCAGCCGTATCCGAAGGGGAACTCGTCTCAACCGAAGGGCAAGATCTGGATACATTGCTGAACCAGCATTTCCGGGGGCGTGTGGTACGCAAAGATCTGACGAAGCAACTCAAAGAAGGTGCGAACGTTCCCGTCTACGTACTTGAGTACCTGCTCGGTATGTATTGTGCTTCCGATGATGACAGTATTGTTGAGCAAGGTTTGCAGAACGTTAAGCGTATCCTTTCTGATAACTATGTTCGCCCGGATGAAGCGGAGAAGGTGAAATCCCTGATTCGCGAACGTGGCTCTTACAAAATCATCGACAAAGTTTCAGTAAGGCTGAATCAGAAGAAAGATGTTTACGAAGCCCAGCTTTCCAACCTCGGCATTAAAGATGCACTGGTTCCTTCCCAGATGGTCAAGGACAACGAGAAACTACTGACCGGCGGCATCTGGTGCATGATCACCGTGAATTACTTCTTTGAGGAAGGGCAGAAAACGTCGCCTTTCTCCCTGATGACGCTTAAACCTATCCAGATGCCCAATATGGACATGGAAGAGGTGTTTACCGCACGTACGCACTTCAACCGCGACCAGTGGATTGATGTCCTGCTACGTTCTGTGGGTATGGAACCTGCCAACATTGAGCAGAGAACAAAGTGGCACCTGATCACTCGCATGATCCCTTTCGTGGAAAACAACTATAACGTCTGCGAACTGGGCCCACGCGGCACCGGTAAAAGTCACGTCTATAAAGAATGTTCGCCAAACTCACTGTTGGTTTCCGGCGGGCAAACCACGGTCGCAAACCTGTTTTACAACATGGCCAGCCGCCAGATTGGCCTGGTTGGCATGTGGGATGTGGTCGCGTTTGATGAAGTGGCGGGAATCACTTTTAAAGACCGGGACGGCGTGCAAATCATGAAAGATTACATGGCGTCAGGCTCGTTTTCCCGCGGCAGAGATTCGATTGAAGGCAAAGCATCGATGGTGTTCGTTGGCAACATCAATCAAAGCGTAGAGACGTTAGTCAAAACCAGCCATCTGTTAGCCCCCTTCCCTACCGCCATGATTGACACGGCATTTTTCGACCGTTTCCATGCCTATATTCCCGGCTGGGAAATTCCGAAAATGCGTCCGGAATTCTTTACCAATCGCTACGGCCTTATCACAGATTATCTCGCTGAATATATGCGGGAGATGCGCAAGCGAAGCTTCTCGGATGCGATTGATAAGTTCTACAAGTTGGGTAACAACCTCAACCAGCGCGACGTTATCGCGGTAAGGCGCACAGTTTCGGGTTTACTGAAACTTCTTCATCCCAATGGTTCTTACAGCAAAGAAGATGTCCGAGTTTGTCTGACCTACGCCATGGAAGCTCGCCGTCGAGTCAAAGAACAGCTTAAAAAGCTAGGCGGACTGGAATTTTTCGATGTGAACTTTAGCTATATCGATAACGAGACGCTGGAAGAATACTTCGTCAGCGTACCAGAACAAGGTGGCAGCGAATTAATTCCTGCTGGCATGCCAAAGCCAGGCGTAGTGCATTTAGTTACGCAAGCGGAAAGTGGCATGACGGGCCTGTATCGCTTCGAAACTCAAATGACAGCAGGTAATGGTAAGCATAGCGTTTCTGGTCTTGGATCAAGCACCTCGGCTAAGGAAGCTATACGGGTTGGATTTGACTATTTCAAAGGCAACCTCAGCCGCGTTAGCGCAACAGCGAAATTTTCTGAACATGAGTATCACCTGCACGTAGTCGAATTGCACAATACTGGGCCAAGTACCGCGACCAGTCTGGCAGCACTTATTGCGCTGTGTTCCGTTTTACTGGCGAAACCCGTTCAGGAACAAATGGTCGTGTTAGGTAGCATGACGCTCGGTGGAGTAATCAACCCTGTTCAGGATCTGGCGGCTAGCTTACAACTTGCTTTCGATAGCGGCGCGAAAAAGGTCCTTCTGCCGATGTCTTCCGCGGTAGATATCCCGACGGTGCCAGCCGAGTTGTTCACCAAATTCCAGGTCAGTTTTTATTCTGAACCTGTAGATGCGGTTTATAAGGCGCTGGGAGTCAATTAG
- a CDS encoding response regulator transcription factor yields the protein MHVLMIDKQSIFIEGMASVLSHFIPNVKIRGLNNQNEINETLNEFPASLILLDGDGNKTESLELLDTLALHHPTIPVVMLMNKCQPTLLRQFLHHHAIAFVRRDSPPETIAQTLRTASLGMLCFPQESITLLDGGHGAIARLSERQREILKLLAAGESNKQISRQLNISAGTVKAHLESIFRRLNVNNRTQAAMMYSDE from the coding sequence ATGCATGTACTCATGATTGACAAGCAGTCGATATTTATTGAAGGAATGGCATCAGTACTTTCGCACTTTATCCCAAATGTGAAGATTCGAGGGCTGAATAATCAGAATGAAATTAATGAAACACTAAATGAATTTCCGGCATCGTTAATTCTGCTGGATGGTGACGGAAATAAAACAGAGAGTCTTGAATTACTCGATACGCTGGCATTGCACCACCCCACTATTCCGGTGGTGATGCTGATGAATAAATGCCAGCCGACATTACTCAGGCAGTTTCTGCATCACCATGCGATTGCGTTTGTCAGGCGTGATTCTCCGCCGGAAACCATCGCGCAGACGCTGCGTACCGCGTCGCTGGGAATGCTCTGCTTCCCGCAGGAAAGCATCACGCTACTGGATGGCGGACACGGCGCGATTGCGCGGCTCAGCGAGCGTCAGCGCGAAATCCTCAAGCTGCTGGCTGCCGGGGAATCCAACAAGCAAATCAGCCGCCAGTTAAATATCAGCGCCGGTACAGTGAAAGCGCATCTGGAATCTATTTTCCGCCGTCTGAATGTGAATAACCGTACACAAGCCGCGATGATGTATTCGGACGAATAG